In Felis catus isolate Fca126 chromosome A2, F.catus_Fca126_mat1.0, whole genome shotgun sequence, the following proteins share a genomic window:
- the SLC26A5 gene encoding prestin isoform X1: MDHAEENEILAASQRYYVERPIFSHLVLQERLHKKDKISDSIGDKLKQAFTCTPKKIRNIIYMFLPITKWLPAYKFKEYVLGDLVSGISTGVLQLPQGLAFAMLAAVPPVFGLYSSFYPVIMYCFFGTSRHVSIGPFAVISLMIGGVAVRLVPDDIVIPGGVNATNGTEARDALRVKVAMSVTLLSGIIQFCLGVCRFGFVAIYLTEPLVRGFTTAAAVHVFTSMLKYLFGVKTKRYSGIFSVVYSTVAVLQNVKNLNVCSLGVGLMVFGLLLGGKEFNERFKEKLPAPIPLEFFAVVMGTGISAGFNLQESYNVDVVGTLPLGLLPPANPDTSLFHLVYVDAIAIAIVGFSVTISMAKTLANKHGYQVDGNQELIALGLCNSIGSLFQTFSISCSLSRSLVQEGTGGKTQLAGCLASLMILLVILATGFLFESLPQAVLSAIVIVNLKGMFMQFSDLPFFWRTSKIELTIWLTTFVSSLFLGLDYGLITAVIIALLTVIYRTQSPSYKVLGQLPDTDVYIDIDAYEEVKEIPGIKIFQINAPIYYANSDLYSNALKRKTGVNPALIMGARRKAMKKYAKEVGNANMANATAVKVDAEVDGEDATKPEEEDDEVKYPPIVIKSTFPEEMQRFMPPGDNIHTIILDFTQVNFIDSVGVKTLAGIVKEYGDVGIYVYLAGCSAQVVNDLTQNRFFENPALKELLFYSIHDAVLGSQLREALAEQEATAAPPQEDSEPNATPEA, from the exons ATGGATCatgctgaagaaaatgaaatccttgCAGCAAGCCAGAGGTACTATGTGGAAAGGCCTATCTTCAGCCATCTGGTCCTCCAGGAAAGACTTCACAAGAAGGACAAGATTTCAGATTCCATCGGGGATAAGCTGAAACAGGCATTCAC ATGTACTCCTAAGAAGATACgaaatatcatttatatgttCCTGCCCATAACTAAATGGTTGCCCGCGTACAAATTCAAAGAGTATGTGTTGGGTGACTTGGTCTCAGGCATAAGCACAGGGGTACTTCAGCTTCCTCAAG GGTTAGCCTTTGCAATGCTGGCTGCCGTGCCTCCGGTGTTTGGCCTGTACTCTTCATTTTATCCTGTTATCATGTATTGTTTTTTTGGAACCTCCAGACATGTATCCATAG GTCCATTCGCTGTTATTAGCCTGATGATTGGTGGTGTGGCTGTTCGATTAGTACCAGATGATATAGTTATTCCAGGAGGGGTAAATGCAACCAATGGTACGGAAGCAAGAGATGCCTTGAGAGTGAAAGTCGCCATGTCCGTGACCTTACTTTCAGGAATCATCCAG ttttgcctaGGTGTCTGTAGGTTTGGATTTGTGGCCATATATCTTACGGAACCCCTGGTCCGTGGGTTTACCACCGCGGCTGCTGTGCACGTCTTCACCTCCATGTTAAAATACCTGTTTGGAGTTAAAACAAAGCGGTACAGTGGGATCTTTTCAGTGGTGTAT AGTACAGTTGCTGTGTTGCAGAATGTTAAAAACCTCAACGTGTGTTCCCTAGGCGTCGGGCTGATGGTTTTTGGTTTGCTGTTGGGTGGCAAGGAGTTTAATGAGAGATTTAAGGAGAAATTACCGGCACCTATTCCTTTAGAGTTCTTTGCG GTGGTGATGGGAACTGGCATTTCAGCTGGGTTTAACTTGCAAGAATCGTACAATGTGGATGTCGTCGGGACACTTCCTCTGGG GCTACTACCTCCAGCCAACCCGGACACCAGCCTCTTCCACCTCGTGTACGTGGATGCCATCGCCATAGCCATTGTTGGATTTTCAGTGACCATCTCAATGGCCAAGACCTTGGCAAATAAACATGGCTACCAGGTGGATGGCAATCAG GAGCTCATTGCCCTGGGACTGTGCAATTCCATTGGCTCACTCTTCCAGACTTTCTCAATTTCATGCTCCTTATCTCGAAGCCTTGTTCAAGAGGGGACTGGAGGGAAGACACAG CTTGCAGGTTGTTTGGCCTCACTAATGATTCTGCTGGTCATATTAGCCACCGGGTTCCTCTTCGAATCATTGCCCCAG GCTGTGCTGTCGGCCATTGTGATTGTCAACCTGAAAGGAATGTTCATGCAATTCTCAGATCTCCCCTTTTTCTGGAGAACGAGCAAAATAGAACTG ACCATTTGGCTGACCACTTTTGTTTCCTCCTTGTTCCTGGGATTGGACTATGGTTTGATCACAGCTGTGATCATCGCTCTGCTGACTGTGATTTACAGAACCCAGAG tcCCAGCTACAAAGTGCTTGGACAGCTTCCTGACACTGACGTGTATATTGATATAGATGCATATGAGGAG gtGAAAGAAATTCCTGgaataaaaattttccaaatcaaTGCCCCAATTTATTATGCAAATAGCGACTTATATAgcaatgctttaaaaagaaag ACTGGCGTGAACCCAGCACTCATAATGGGAGCAAGAAGAAAGGCCATGAAGAAGTATGCTAAGGAAGTTGGAAATGCAAATATGGCCAATGCAACTGCTGTCAAAGTG GATGCAGAAGTCGATGGAGAAGATGCCACGAAGCCTGAAGAAGAGGATGACGAAGTAAAATACCCCCCAATAGTCATCAAGAGCACATTTCCTGAAGAAATGCAAAGATTTATGCCCCCAGGGGATAACATCCACACCATCATTCTGGATTTTACACAAGTCAATTTTATTGACTCTGTTGGTGTAAAAACTCTGGCCGGG ATTGTAAAAGAATATGGAGATGTCGGTATTTATGTGTATTTAGCAGGATGCAGCG cACAAGTTGTGAATGACCTCACTCAAAATCGATTCTTTGAAAATCCTGCCTTGAAGGAGCTGCTGTTCTACAGCATTCATGATGCAGTTTTAGGCAGCCAGCTTCGGGAGGCGCTTGCCGAGCAAGAAGCCACCGCTGCCCCTCCGCAGGAGGACTCAGAACCCAACGCCACTCCAGAAGCTTAG
- the SLC26A5 gene encoding prestin isoform X2, producing MDHAEENEILAASQRYYVERPIFSHLVLQERLHKKDKISDSIGDKLKQAFTCTPKKIRNIIYMFLPITKWLPAYKFKEYVLGDLVSGISTGVLQLPQGLAFAMLAAVPPVFGLYSSFYPVIMYCFFGTSRHVSIGPFAVISLMIGGVAVRLVPDDIVIPGGVNATNGTEARDALRVKVAMSVTLLSGIIQFCLGVCRFGFVAIYLTEPLVRGFTTAAAVHVFTSMLKYLFGVKTKRYSGIFSVVYSTVAVLQNVKNLNVCSLGVGLMVFGLLLGGKEFNERFKEKLPAPIPLEFFAVVMGTGISAGFNLQESYNVDVVGTLPLGLLPPANPDTSLFHLVYVDAIAIAIVGFSVTISMAKTLANKHGYQVDGNQELIALGLCNSIGSLFQTFSISCSLSRSLVQEGTGGKTQLAGCLASLMILLVILATGFLFESLPQAVLSAIVIVNLKGMFMQFSDLPFFWRTSKIELTIWLTTFVSSLFLGLDYGLITAVIIALLTVIYRTQSPSYKVLGQLPDTDVYIDIDAYEEVKEIPGIKIFQINAPIYYANSDLYSNALKRKTGVNPALIMGARRKAMKKYAKEVGNANMANATAVKVDAEVDGEDATKPEEEDDEVKYPPIVIKSTFPEEMQRFMPPGDNIHTIILDFTQVNFIDSVGVKTLAGHKL from the exons ATGGATCatgctgaagaaaatgaaatccttgCAGCAAGCCAGAGGTACTATGTGGAAAGGCCTATCTTCAGCCATCTGGTCCTCCAGGAAAGACTTCACAAGAAGGACAAGATTTCAGATTCCATCGGGGATAAGCTGAAACAGGCATTCAC ATGTACTCCTAAGAAGATACgaaatatcatttatatgttCCTGCCCATAACTAAATGGTTGCCCGCGTACAAATTCAAAGAGTATGTGTTGGGTGACTTGGTCTCAGGCATAAGCACAGGGGTACTTCAGCTTCCTCAAG GGTTAGCCTTTGCAATGCTGGCTGCCGTGCCTCCGGTGTTTGGCCTGTACTCTTCATTTTATCCTGTTATCATGTATTGTTTTTTTGGAACCTCCAGACATGTATCCATAG GTCCATTCGCTGTTATTAGCCTGATGATTGGTGGTGTGGCTGTTCGATTAGTACCAGATGATATAGTTATTCCAGGAGGGGTAAATGCAACCAATGGTACGGAAGCAAGAGATGCCTTGAGAGTGAAAGTCGCCATGTCCGTGACCTTACTTTCAGGAATCATCCAG ttttgcctaGGTGTCTGTAGGTTTGGATTTGTGGCCATATATCTTACGGAACCCCTGGTCCGTGGGTTTACCACCGCGGCTGCTGTGCACGTCTTCACCTCCATGTTAAAATACCTGTTTGGAGTTAAAACAAAGCGGTACAGTGGGATCTTTTCAGTGGTGTAT AGTACAGTTGCTGTGTTGCAGAATGTTAAAAACCTCAACGTGTGTTCCCTAGGCGTCGGGCTGATGGTTTTTGGTTTGCTGTTGGGTGGCAAGGAGTTTAATGAGAGATTTAAGGAGAAATTACCGGCACCTATTCCTTTAGAGTTCTTTGCG GTGGTGATGGGAACTGGCATTTCAGCTGGGTTTAACTTGCAAGAATCGTACAATGTGGATGTCGTCGGGACACTTCCTCTGGG GCTACTACCTCCAGCCAACCCGGACACCAGCCTCTTCCACCTCGTGTACGTGGATGCCATCGCCATAGCCATTGTTGGATTTTCAGTGACCATCTCAATGGCCAAGACCTTGGCAAATAAACATGGCTACCAGGTGGATGGCAATCAG GAGCTCATTGCCCTGGGACTGTGCAATTCCATTGGCTCACTCTTCCAGACTTTCTCAATTTCATGCTCCTTATCTCGAAGCCTTGTTCAAGAGGGGACTGGAGGGAAGACACAG CTTGCAGGTTGTTTGGCCTCACTAATGATTCTGCTGGTCATATTAGCCACCGGGTTCCTCTTCGAATCATTGCCCCAG GCTGTGCTGTCGGCCATTGTGATTGTCAACCTGAAAGGAATGTTCATGCAATTCTCAGATCTCCCCTTTTTCTGGAGAACGAGCAAAATAGAACTG ACCATTTGGCTGACCACTTTTGTTTCCTCCTTGTTCCTGGGATTGGACTATGGTTTGATCACAGCTGTGATCATCGCTCTGCTGACTGTGATTTACAGAACCCAGAG tcCCAGCTACAAAGTGCTTGGACAGCTTCCTGACACTGACGTGTATATTGATATAGATGCATATGAGGAG gtGAAAGAAATTCCTGgaataaaaattttccaaatcaaTGCCCCAATTTATTATGCAAATAGCGACTTATATAgcaatgctttaaaaagaaag ACTGGCGTGAACCCAGCACTCATAATGGGAGCAAGAAGAAAGGCCATGAAGAAGTATGCTAAGGAAGTTGGAAATGCAAATATGGCCAATGCAACTGCTGTCAAAGTG GATGCAGAAGTCGATGGAGAAGATGCCACGAAGCCTGAAGAAGAGGATGACGAAGTAAAATACCCCCCAATAGTCATCAAGAGCACATTTCCTGAAGAAATGCAAAGATTTATGCCCCCAGGGGATAACATCCACACCATCATTCTGGATTTTACACAAGTCAATTTTATTGACTCTGTTGGTGTAAAAACTCTGGCCGGG cACAAGTTGTGA